The sequence below is a genomic window from Raphanus sativus cultivar WK10039 unplaced genomic scaffold, ASM80110v3 Scaffold0096, whole genome shotgun sequence.
AACGATGATAGTAGTATGGAGAGGAGGGATCAATCTAAGGTTGGGcgacaaagaagaagagaaaggtgATAGAAAAACCATGGTGGGAGATTGAGGGAGAGCTAGGGaggagagattgagagagagagagagacacgtGTACTAAGGATTGGTCCTTCCAATCCTTCTCCAAGGATTGATCCTTcattaattaaaccaaaatattattattatattcattaATCCTGCTAAGGATTTGGGAAGGATTCCGTTGCAGATGGTCTTAGACTTCGGGGATAGAACACTACATACATGATAGATTGATGCTACAACAATCACAtagcaattttatattttaaagaaaaaaatatttcggATAGCGTCTTGTGAATTATCATTACCCGATGGACTACTTGGCCACATTTTTATGTGGTTGGAGTAGACTAagcagcttttttttttctgaaacagaAAATGTGCAGAGGCCTTCCTTTGCAGTCTTGCTTTTCTCCCTTTCTTGATTTTGCTCACCTATTAATATCTTTTCTATTAAAAGAATGTAAtatcaaaaaggaaatataactaaaacctataatttaagaaaaaaatcatttatatatattaaaagaatgtaatttcaaaaaggaaatataGTTAATGGTTCAATGGCAATGCACTATTTGAATTTTACGTACAAATCAGTTTAGTTTATTAGAGTTTGATGATCAAAAGGTGACATGGATGATGATGGATGATATACATTGATACTTCTTTTTATGTGGTTGGAGTAGGATCAGCTTCTTTTTCTGAATCGGAAATGTGTAGAGGCTTCTTATGATCAATATATCAACATCCTCTtgcttttctccttttcttgctTTTGCTCTCCTTTTACGATCTTTGGCATCGAAGCGCTCCCCTTTAAGCTAGTTGGAGAAACGAAgatatctactctattaaaacagaagtacacatatggaTTAACCTTTAGTTTTCAAtgttatttacaattgcatgccactgagaattaaattgaatttcctattttaatgcttgtctttttcagttagattaatgtgtttctttttctttcctattttgatgtttgtctttttagttagattaatgtatttttttattcttcaataattaatgatattttaaagtttttttttgtcaacttaaagttgtctttttatcaacttaaagttgtctaaactatttgaaaatataaaaaatagttaaaagtaaacatataaagtagataaacaataatcaaacaccaaaaatatttaaaatatatatttattcttcatccaaatattgaagtttaacctgttttttaatttttaatttatatattttggcttacattacttaaatttatatgttttgagaaatttaaagtatatataaattttaaaattttaaaataattcaaacgggttatccatattcgaaccgaacccgcaaatattcgaatcaaaccgaaaccaaaatttataaatatttgaatgttgctgaaatctttaactcgggaatctcaaacccaaatagattttaaccgaatcagtgggtatccaaatacacatccGTAACATAGTCAATGTAAAATgatcaagtattacaaatacatcatttagtataaataaataaaaactaaaatagaaaattaatacccgtgcggtcgcacgggtcaataTCTAGTTGCCTAATTAAAAAAACGCCAATAATTCgcataatcaatttaaaaacaaacaacTGAAGAGTATTTTTAGGTACAATATTAGAATGGACTTTGATCAACATCACATGTTTTCACTAGTATGACTTTGTTTTTAACCGTCACAAATAGATTTACAAAACTATCTAACGTGAAGCGCACATCTTTCTGTGTACTTTCCATGTGTTCTATAAGTAATTATATTCCCCTACCACTGCAGTTTATTAAACAAAGAAtctataataaaatacatttaagtGATTTATGTTACGAGTTACAAATCAAGTATCGTGTGAATGAATTGATCGGCGTGAGTTCTCATTCAATTATGTGACATTTTCATACAAATATCTATAATTTGAattcagtttctttcttttctgcttctttttttttcatttttttttctttctgttgaGTGGCGTCTAAAGCAAAAGTGAAAAACGGATGAAGATAGAGATCGACACAATAAAAGGAAAACCGTAAGCAAACAAATAATTACAAACCACTAACACATATAGCATGCACCTTtcttaattcatttttattaacaTAACCTTCCTTTGAAcgaaaaaactaaataaaggTATGTCTATCTTATTGCACGTTACATTCTCAACCATGCATGCCACTTGGCAGTTGCGTGCGAGTACGTATCATACTTTACATGCAATATATAAAGCATCGCTAATGGAACAGAGCTTGCTCACATCATTATTGAATTAgctaaaaaaactattaaaacagagtCCAATGGCGGAGGATCAAGCAACGGCGGCGATGGAAACATTGGCGGTGGAGAAGCAGCCGGAGACGACAGTGGCTGAAGCACCGACAGTGACAATAACAAAGAGGATGATGGTTGCTATCGACGAGAGTGATTCGAGCTTCTATGCTCTTCAATGGGTTATTGACCATTTCTCTAACCTCTTAATGACCACTGAGGCGGCTCAAGCGGAAGGTGGCTTGCTCACGGTGGTTCATGTGCAGTCTCCGTCCCATCACTTTGCTGCTTTTCCGGCTGGACCCGGCGGCGCAACAGGTCCTATCCATTGATCTCTCTCATCTAACAATTACAATTGGCTCCcaacataaaattaaaacattgtGCTAATATTAAGTATATATTTACACTTTAATGAATAACATGTTCGATTTTAGTATTTATTCGTACAGAGAAAACAAAAGTTattcacattttattttatgttatgatGAATAACTTGGTTCTGTGAACGGATGTAAAAGCAGCAGTCTACGCATCTTCGTCGATGATAGAGTCAGTGAAAAAAGCACAACAGGAGGCCTCTGCAGCCCTTCTCTCGCGTGCACTCCAGATGTGCCGAGGCAAGCAGGTTTACACACATCACTTTTCATACATATAATTCTATTGATCATAGCCCTTATGCACTAAATTGGTACAACTTAGTATAGCTAAATAGATTTCACATACAAAACTTGCGTCATGTTACATGACTCATGTATGCAGATACGTACTGAGACTATGGTGCTTGAAGGCGACGCAAAGGACATTATTTGCCAGGCGGTTGAGCAAATGCACGTTGATCTTCTCGTTGTGGGTAGTCGTGGCCTTGGAAAGATCAGAAGGTatataatagatattttcactttttttttactatattcCAAACCTTTCTCAAATTTTGTGACCgcggtttcaattttttttgcttattacGTTTTGGCAGAGCGTTTATTGGGAGCGTTAGCGACTACTGTGCTCATCACGCCAACTGTCCCATCCTTATTGTGAAGCCACCAAAGGAGATAAACTAATTAAGTAACAAGCACTACATGTTTGGTGTGATCATGTCTTTATAAATTGTGTTAAGTACTTGCGttatgtttgaaaatatttaacttgGATGGATGCGATATTAAGTGTGTGTTGAAGAGTAATGTCAATGACATTAATCGAGTCGAATAATTACTGTTTGCTTGTGCGCATATGTTCTGTATCTCTCCCTCTAATATCGAAGAAGCTTTAAGATTATAATTACCAAAGTAACGTGCTCTGCTCCTTGTAGAGCATAtcgaaataaataaatgtatctATTCAAAGTCGTCCAGACAAAATAAACTTCAAAGAACAAGACATCTGAAACACGTCCCAATCTAGTTGAAAAAAGAGCATAAAAttgatttgataaaaattataacccTCAGGGCAAAAGGAAACTCCTTAACGATTAGCCTTGGCaactctctcaatctcatcCTTCTTTTTGATGGCATAGCTGCAAGAGTTTTCGATAACATCAATTATTAGAGCTCCACTCACGACACACACAAGAACCCATTTTAAAGAGATGTGTAAATTACCTGTTGGAGGAGCCCTTGGCTGCGTTGATCAATTCATCAGCAAGGCACTCAGCAATAGTCTTAATGTTCCTGAAAGCAGCCTCACGAGCACCGGTTGTAAGCAAGAAGATAGCCTGGTTGACACGTCTTAGAGGGGAGATATCAACGGCTTGTCTCCTAACAACACCAGCAGATCCAATTCTTGTAGCATCTTCACGAGGACCACTGTTTCAACCaaccaacaaaacaaaacaaaacaaaacaatcatATGAGGAAATGGTATATAATATAACAAACACGTTAAGCTTTGCAATCACAAGACTTTTGGTACCTGTTAACAATGGCATCAATGATGACCTGGATTGGGTTGGCATCGGTCAAGAGGTGGATGATCTCCATGGCGTGCTTGATGATCCTAACCGCCATCAACTTCTTTCCGTTGTTTCTCCCGTGCATCATGAGAGAGTTTGTGAGCCTCTCGACGATGGGACACTGAGCCTTCCTGAATCTCTTCACGGAGTATCTTCCGGCTGTGTGGGGGACGAAGGTGGCGTGCTTAGCTGCCTGAACTCCAATGTAGTCAACAAGACTGATATCTGTGACCTAACAACATATTAAAAGATTACAAGAAACCAAAATGAGTCTTTCAGAAGTTAGAAGTAACTCAAACTAAGCTACAAAGATCAATGAGAATAAGACTATACCAAGCAAAGCAAGATAGAACTCTAAGGTGCTGAGATTGTTCTATGCTAATGTGATTAGTTTTGATATGATCA
It includes:
- the LOC108807101 gene encoding universal stress protein PHOS34 isoform X2, whose protein sequence is MAEDQATAAMETLAVEKQPETTVAEAPTVTITKRMMVAIDESDSSFYALQWVIDHFSNLLMTTEAAQAEGGLLTVVHVQSPSHHFAAFPAGPGGATVYASSSMIESVKKAQQEASAALLSRALQMCRGKQIRTETMVLEGDAKDIICQAVEQMHVDLLVVGSRGLGKIRRAFIGSVSDYCAHHANCPILIVKPPKEIN
- the LOC108807100 gene encoding 40S ribosomal protein S5-1-like, which translates into the protein MAAAAEIDAEIQQQLTNEVKLFNRWTYDDVSVTDISLVDYIGVQAAKHATFVPHTAGRYSVKRFRKAQCPIVERLTNSLMMHGRNNGKKLMAVRIIKHAMEIIHLLTDANPIQVIIDAIVNSGPREDATRIGSAGVVRRQAVDISPLRRVNQAIFLLTTGAREAAFRNIKTIAECLADELINAAKGSSNSYAIKKKDEIERVAKANR
- the LOC108807101 gene encoding universal stress protein PHOS34 isoform X1 translates to MAEDQATAAMETLAVEKQPETTVAEAPTVTITKRMMVAIDESDSSFYALQWVIDHFSNLLMTTEAAQAEGGLLTVVHVQSPSHHFAAFPAGPGGATAVYASSSMIESVKKAQQEASAALLSRALQMCRGKQIRTETMVLEGDAKDIICQAVEQMHVDLLVVGSRGLGKIRRAFIGSVSDYCAHHANCPILIVKPPKEIN